A window of the Streptomyces sp. NBC_01351 genome harbors these coding sequences:
- a CDS encoding MFS transporter gives MLTKSLAAPPSPLSARRRRTVLAVCALSMFLVGVDTTIVNVGLPEIGRSLDVGTRGLEWVVDAYTVVMASLLIVSGALADRFGRRRVFQCGLLVFGLASLACALAPSLGVLVAARAVQGIGASMLSPVALAIVVNAMPDPRERARAIGVWASVFGLSMAAGPITGGALIAAFDWRSVFWINAPVVIAALVLVAVFVPESRGERARRLDLPGQVLLTVVLCVSVGILIEGPRIGWTSPSALAGYALTAAATAGFVLVELRRGEPLMDLGLFRRPPFVTAVLGATAVFVALNVTLLLNTFYLQHTRGWTPLATGAATLPMALGATVCAPWSGTLVGRLGPHRPLILAGGFTAAGGLCLVNLDQDTSVSLIFLAFLLIGIGFGFANAPLTNTAVNGLPPSRAGVAGAITSTARQVGAAVGIAVAGGLVTGADPAGLAAATRPGWLLVSACGLFLLVVARAARPRSTGTPI, from the coding sequence GTGCTCACGAAATCCCTTGCCGCTCCACCCTCCCCGCTGAGCGCGCGCCGGCGCCGGACGGTGCTGGCGGTCTGCGCGCTCAGCATGTTCCTGGTCGGTGTGGACACCACCATCGTCAACGTCGGGCTGCCCGAAATCGGGCGAAGCCTCGATGTGGGCACGCGTGGTCTCGAGTGGGTCGTCGACGCCTACACCGTGGTCATGGCCAGCCTGCTCATCGTCTCCGGCGCCCTCGCGGACCGTTTCGGGCGCCGTCGGGTCTTCCAGTGCGGACTGCTCGTCTTCGGCCTGGCATCCCTCGCGTGCGCCCTCGCCCCGTCCCTCGGCGTGCTCGTCGCCGCCCGGGCCGTCCAGGGAATCGGGGCCTCGATGCTGAGTCCGGTAGCCCTGGCGATCGTGGTGAACGCGATGCCCGACCCACGGGAACGGGCCCGCGCGATCGGGGTGTGGGCCTCGGTCTTCGGGCTCAGCATGGCGGCGGGCCCGATCACCGGCGGGGCGCTCATCGCCGCGTTCGACTGGCGGTCGGTGTTCTGGATCAACGCGCCGGTAGTCATCGCCGCTCTCGTCCTGGTCGCCGTGTTCGTGCCGGAGTCCCGCGGGGAGCGCGCCCGGCGCCTCGACCTGCCCGGCCAGGTGCTCCTCACCGTGGTCCTCTGCGTCTCTGTTGGGATCCTCATCGAAGGACCCCGCATCGGCTGGACGTCGCCCTCGGCCCTTGCCGGTTACGCCCTGACAGCGGCGGCCACGGCCGGCTTCGTTCTCGTCGAGCTGCGCCGCGGTGAACCCCTGATGGACCTCGGCCTCTTCCGCCGACCGCCGTTCGTCACAGCGGTGCTCGGCGCGACGGCGGTGTTCGTCGCGCTGAACGTGACCCTCCTGCTCAACACCTTCTACCTCCAGCACACCCGTGGCTGGACACCGCTCGCGACCGGCGCCGCGACCTTGCCCATGGCTCTCGGGGCCACTGTGTGCGCGCCCTGGTCCGGCACCCTGGTGGGTCGTCTCGGACCGCACCGTCCGCTGATCCTCGCGGGCGGATTCACCGCGGCCGGTGGTCTGTGCCTGGTGAACCTGGACCAGGACACGAGCGTGTCGCTGATCTTCCTCGCCTTCCTGCTGATCGGCATCGGGTTCGGCTTCGCCAACGCCCCCCTGACCAACACCGCGGTCAACGGTCTGCCGCCGTCCCGAGCCGGAGTGGCGGGGGCGATCACCTCCACCGCGCGCCAGGTCGGTGCGGCGGTCGGCATCGCCGTCGCCGGCGGCCTGGTCACGGGCGCCGACCCCGCCGGCCTCGCCGCCGCGACCCGACCGGGATGGCTGCTCGTGTCGGCCTGCGGACTCTTCCTCCTCGTCGTGGCCCGCGCCGCGCGGCCACGGTCCACCGGGACCCCTATCTAA